One Gammaproteobacteria bacterium DNA segment encodes these proteins:
- a CDS encoding 50S ribosomal protein L25/general stress protein Ctc — MATMIDLEGELREGSGKRSARRARREGKAPAVLYGAGRPARMLSFSSEILNRRLEDPTFRSRVLNIRVGDKSQPAIVKDVQRHPSRNAVLHIDLQRVRDEETIRMAVPISLLNAEVSPGVKMGGSVSHLLNELHIICLPKDLPEQIEVDLSEVELDAMLHLSDLDIPEGVSVNERVHGDTDHPVVSIALRRVAEVDEVEEDEELLDEEAEAEAAEGEEAAAEEESSGEG; from the coding sequence ATGGCCACGATGATCGATCTCGAAGGCGAGCTCCGCGAAGGCAGCGGCAAGCGTTCCGCGCGCCGCGCCCGCCGTGAAGGAAAAGCGCCGGCGGTGCTGTACGGCGCCGGGCGCCCAGCGCGCATGCTGTCGTTCTCTTCCGAGATCCTGAACCGGCGGCTCGAGGACCCCACTTTCCGCTCGCGGGTGCTGAACATCCGCGTCGGCGACAAGTCGCAGCCGGCCATCGTCAAGGACGTGCAGCGCCATCCGTCCCGCAACGCGGTGCTGCATATCGACCTGCAGCGGGTGCGCGACGAGGAGACCATCCGCATGGCCGTGCCCATCAGCCTGCTCAACGCCGAGGTGTCGCCGGGCGTGAAGATGGGCGGCAGCGTTTCCCACCTGCTGAACGAGCTGCACATCATCTGCCTGCCCAAGGACCTGCCCGAGCAGATCGAGGTGGACCTGTCCGAGGTGGAGCTCGATGCAATGCTGCACCTGTCCGACCTCGACATTCCGGAAGGCGTTTCGGTGAACGAGCGCGTTCACGGCGACACCGACCACCCGGTGGTTTCCATCGCCCTGCGCCGCGTCGCCGAGGTGGACGAAGTGGAGGAAGACGAAGAGCTGCTCGACGAAGAGGCCGAGGCCGAGGCCGCCGAGGGCGAAGAGGCGGCGGCCGAAGAGGAATCCTCTGGAGAGGGCTGA
- a CDS encoding aminoacyl-tRNA hydrolase, translating into MERAEAPPELVFGLGNPGPDHAHDRHNAGFRFIDLLAERYKAPAFSGDRRAQAAAARVDIEGARVMLIKPLAWMNSSGQVVRGVLDYFKLAPSAALVVHDDLDLPPGTARLKTGGGHGGHNGLRDVIRHCGPDFNRLRLGVGHPGDKDRVTPYVLSKPTAAESKAIEEAMQDALQAFDTLYIKGMQAAMTQLHTEPPQ; encoded by the coding sequence CTGGAGAGGGCTGAAGCCCCGCCCGAACTGGTCTTCGGCCTGGGCAATCCGGGCCCCGATCACGCTCACGACCGGCACAACGCCGGCTTTCGATTCATCGACCTGCTCGCCGAGCGCTACAAGGCGCCGGCTTTCTCTGGAGACAGACGCGCGCAGGCCGCCGCGGCCCGCGTCGACATCGAAGGCGCGCGCGTGATGCTGATCAAGCCGCTGGCCTGGATGAACTCCAGCGGCCAGGTCGTGCGCGGCGTCCTCGACTACTTCAAGCTGGCGCCGTCGGCCGCGCTGGTCGTTCACGACGACCTCGACCTGCCGCCCGGCACGGCGCGGCTCAAGACCGGCGGCGGCCACGGCGGCCACAACGGCCTGCGCGACGTGATCCGCCACTGCGGCCCCGACTTCAACCGCCTGCGCCTGGGAGTAGGGCACCCCGGCGACAAGGACCGCGTTACTCCTTATGTACTGTCGAAACCCACGGCCGCCGAGAGCAAGGCCATCGAAGAAGCCATGCAGGACGCGCTGCAGGCCTTCGACACCCTATATATAAAAGGAATGCAGGCCGCCATGACCCAACTCCACACTGAACCCCCTCAGTGA